One genomic window of Streptomyces sp. NBC_01276 includes the following:
- a CDS encoding LuxR C-terminal-related transcriptional regulator gives MSETELCVYGLIAEGEPIRERDAATAERLAAAGLILRDAFQPSGYAAVDLDEIEGRLRKSVQQQLEGAARQLAEIPGFVSQLRSCRTDRPRGAGMSSLWIEGKEAVNAAIASAVDGARHELLTAQPGPRPRKVIDLSTDRDRSAVERGCAMRTLYSTSTRSNPGAIDRVNLLTALGAQFRTLTKPFMRLVLVDRQYAIIEDHADGRPSFDGAYLVRDRAACGYFAAAFDVDWQIGLDWHSAEPTQQPTITTPLQRTILRALCAGKDQQQIAKTLGYSAKTINLALSDLRTKLELGTVYQLVAWWMSPDAAAERANEQD, from the coding sequence TTGTCTGAGACCGAGCTGTGCGTCTACGGCCTGATCGCCGAGGGCGAGCCGATCAGGGAACGTGACGCCGCCACCGCCGAGCGCCTCGCCGCCGCCGGCCTGATCCTCCGCGATGCGTTCCAGCCGAGCGGGTACGCCGCCGTTGACCTCGACGAGATAGAGGGCCGGTTGCGCAAGTCGGTGCAGCAGCAGCTCGAAGGAGCGGCGCGGCAGCTCGCCGAGATTCCGGGGTTCGTGTCTCAGCTTCGCTCGTGCCGAACGGATCGCCCCCGTGGGGCGGGGATGTCGTCGCTATGGATCGAGGGGAAGGAAGCGGTAAACGCCGCGATCGCCTCCGCCGTCGACGGTGCACGGCACGAGCTGCTCACCGCACAACCCGGCCCCCGCCCTCGAAAGGTCATCGACCTGTCGACGGACCGCGACCGCTCGGCAGTCGAACGGGGCTGCGCCATGCGCACCCTCTACAGCACGAGCACTCGGTCGAACCCTGGGGCGATCGACCGAGTGAACCTCTTGACCGCCCTTGGCGCTCAGTTCCGCACGCTCACAAAGCCGTTCATGCGTTTGGTGCTCGTCGACCGTCAGTACGCGATCATCGAGGACCACGCCGACGGCCGGCCTAGCTTCGATGGCGCGTACTTGGTCCGCGACCGAGCGGCGTGCGGGTACTTCGCCGCCGCCTTTGACGTCGACTGGCAGATCGGCCTCGACTGGCACAGCGCCGAGCCCACACAGCAGCCCACGATCACCACGCCCCTACAGCGCACGATCTTGCGGGCGCTGTGCGCGGGGAAGGATCAGCAGCAGATCGCAAAGACGCTGGGCTACAGCGCCAAGACGATCAATCTTGCGCTGAGTGATCTTCGGACCAAGCTGGAACTTGGCACGGTGTATCAGCTCGTTGCGTGGTGGATGAGCCCCGACGCCGCCGCCGAGCGGGCGAACGAGCAGGACTAG
- a CDS encoding valine--tRNA ligase yields MTDNTPQSPNSGPTPTHELPTQYAPAEVEGALYERWVERGYFEADAKSEKPAYTIVIPPPNVTGSLHLGHAFEHTLIDALTRRKRMQGYETLWQPGMDHAGIATQNVVERELAKEGKSRHDLGREAFVERVWEWKAESGGQIAGQMRRLGEGLAWSRDRFTMDEGLSRAVQTVFKKMFDDDLIYRAERIINWCPRCLTAISDIEVDYQDDDGELVSMKYGEGEDTIVVATTRAETMLGDTAVAVHPDDERYARLIGKQIRLPLTDRTIPVVADTHVDPEFGTGAVKVTPAHDPNDFAIGQRHDLESIEVLDERGIITVHGPFLGLDRFEARSAIVAALRAEGRIVAEKRPYVHSVGHCSRCKTTLEPRLSLQWWVKVETLAKAAGDAVRDGRVDIHPADMSQRYFDWVDNLNDWCISRQLWWGHRIPVWHGPNGELVCVGPDEEPPAGEGWTQDTDVLDTWFSSGLWPFSTLGWPERTPDLEKFYPNSVLVTGYDLMFFWVARMMMFGLYAMDGRPPFRTIAFHGMVRDEFGKKMSKSFGNTVDPLDWMDKYGSDALRFTLAKGANPGVDVPIGEDWVQASRNFANKIWNATRFALMNGATVEGELPPAEQLSATDRWILSRLNKVVAEADAYYEDYQFAKLADALYHFAWDEVFDWYVELSKTTFFEEGDQAKVSARVLGEVLDVTLRLLHPIVPFVTDTLWTTLTGGESVVIADWPKDSGFRDEAAEQEIELVQQVVTEVRRFRSDQGLQPGQKVPARLELDGTALAPHEAAIRQVLRLQPEGEGFAATASLPVAGATVSLDLSGTIDVAAERKRLSKDLAAAEKEKQQAEAKLGNEAFIAKAPDNVVDKIKGRLAKAGTDIARLRAQLDKLPPQ; encoded by the coding sequence GTGACCGACAACACTCCTCAGAGCCCCAACAGCGGGCCGACGCCTACCCACGAGCTGCCGACCCAGTACGCGCCGGCCGAGGTAGAGGGGGCGTTGTACGAGCGTTGGGTAGAGCGCGGGTACTTCGAGGCTGACGCGAAGAGCGAGAAGCCGGCGTACACGATCGTCATCCCGCCGCCGAACGTCACCGGCTCACTTCACCTGGGCCACGCCTTCGAGCACACGCTGATCGACGCCCTCACCCGCCGCAAGCGCATGCAGGGGTACGAGACGCTGTGGCAGCCCGGCATGGACCACGCCGGTATCGCCACGCAGAACGTCGTCGAGCGCGAGCTCGCCAAGGAGGGCAAGTCCCGCCACGACCTGGGCCGCGAAGCCTTCGTCGAGCGCGTGTGGGAGTGGAAGGCCGAGTCCGGTGGGCAGATCGCCGGCCAGATGCGGCGCCTCGGCGAGGGGCTGGCGTGGAGCCGGGACCGCTTCACCATGGACGAAGGCCTGTCCCGGGCCGTCCAGACCGTCTTCAAGAAGATGTTCGATGACGACCTGATCTACCGCGCCGAGCGCATCATCAACTGGTGCCCCCGCTGTCTGACGGCCATCTCCGACATCGAGGTCGACTACCAGGACGACGACGGCGAGCTCGTCTCCATGAAGTACGGCGAGGGCGAGGACACCATCGTCGTCGCCACCACTCGCGCGGAGACGATGCTCGGCGACACCGCCGTCGCCGTCCACCCCGACGACGAGCGTTATGCCCGTCTGATCGGGAAGCAGATCAGGCTGCCGCTGACCGACCGGACCATTCCGGTCGTCGCCGACACGCACGTCGACCCGGAGTTCGGCACCGGCGCCGTCAAGGTGACCCCGGCGCACGACCCGAACGACTTCGCCATCGGCCAGCGCCACGACCTCGAATCCATCGAGGTCCTCGACGAGCGCGGCATCATCACCGTCCACGGCCCGTTCCTCGGCCTGGACCGCTTCGAGGCCCGCTCCGCGATCGTCGCCGCCCTGCGGGCCGAGGGCCGGATCGTCGCCGAGAAGCGCCCCTACGTCCACTCCGTCGGCCACTGCTCGCGCTGCAAGACGACGCTGGAACCGCGCCTGTCGCTGCAGTGGTGGGTCAAGGTCGAGACCCTCGCCAAGGCCGCCGGTGACGCGGTCCGCGACGGCCGGGTCGACATCCACCCCGCCGACATGTCGCAGCGCTACTTCGACTGGGTCGACAACCTCAACGACTGGTGCATCTCGCGCCAGCTCTGGTGGGGTCACCGCATCCCGGTCTGGCACGGCCCGAACGGCGAACTGGTCTGCGTCGGCCCCGACGAGGAGCCGCCGGCCGGTGAGGGCTGGACGCAGGACACCGACGTCCTCGACACGTGGTTCTCGTCCGGGCTGTGGCCGTTCTCCACGCTCGGCTGGCCCGAGCGGACGCCGGACCTGGAGAAGTTCTACCCGAACTCCGTCCTGGTCACGGGCTATGACCTGATGTTCTTCTGGGTCGCCCGGATGATGATGTTCGGTCTGTACGCGATGGACGGCCGGCCGCCGTTCCGCACGATCGCCTTCCACGGCATGGTCCGCGACGAGTTCGGCAAGAAGATGTCGAAGTCGTTCGGGAACACGGTCGACCCGCTGGACTGGATGGACAAGTACGGCTCCGACGCCCTGCGCTTCACCCTGGCCAAGGGCGCCAATCCGGGCGTCGACGTCCCGATCGGCGAGGACTGGGTCCAGGCGTCCCGCAACTTCGCCAACAAGATCTGGAACGCCACCCGCTTCGCGCTCATGAACGGCGCCACGGTCGAAGGTGAGCTTCCGCCCGCCGAGCAGCTGTCGGCGACCGACCGCTGGATCCTGTCGCGGCTGAACAAGGTCGTCGCCGAGGCGGACGCGTACTACGAGGACTACCAGTTCGCCAAGCTCGCGGACGCCCTCTACCACTTCGCGTGGGACGAGGTCTTCGACTGGTACGTCGAGCTGTCGAAGACGACGTTCTTCGAGGAGGGCGACCAGGCCAAGGTCTCCGCGCGCGTCCTGGGCGAAGTCCTCGACGTCACCCTGCGGCTGCTCCACCCGATCGTCCCGTTCGTCACGGACACCCTGTGGACCACGCTCACGGGCGGCGAGTCGGTCGTCATCGCCGACTGGCCGAAGGACTCCGGGTTCCGCGACGAGGCCGCGGAGCAGGAGATCGAGCTGGTCCAGCAGGTGGTCACGGAGGTCCGCCGGTTCCGCTCGGACCAGGGCCTGCAGCCGGGCCAGAAGGTCCCGGCCCGCCTGGAGCTCGACGGCACGGCGCTGGCTCCGCACGAGGCGGCCATCCGCCAGGTGCTGCGCCTCCAGCCGGAGGGCGAGGGCTTCGCCGCCACCGCCTCCCTGCCGGTCGCCGGAGCCACGGTCTCGCTCGACCTGTCGGGCACCATCGACGTGGCGGCCGAACGCAAGCGGCTGAGCAAGGACCTGGCCGCCGCCGAGAAGGAGAAGCAGCAGGCCGAGGCCAAGCTCGGGAACGAGGCATTCATCGCCAAGGCCCCCGACAACGTCGTGGACAAGATCAAGGGCCGTCTCGCCAAGGCCGGGACGGACATCGCCCGGCTCCGGGCCCAGCTGGACAAGCTGCCGCCGCAGTAG
- a CDS encoding NADPH-dependent FMN reductase: protein MKIVLMSGSTRQDSVNGAVLATVRHILAALPGEHESVSLAVADLPFYEAGLERSGASAAVRGAQELVAGADALFISTPSYNGEMPGALKNALDWLSRGIDGPSALTGKVTAVASASPGARGALDAQAGLVGVLTRCGARVVEHEPVAVAGAGGQATEDGRYTDPELVARLESLTGAVLAAVDAAEVLV from the coding sequence GTGAAGATCGTTTTGATGTCGGGCAGTACCCGTCAGGACTCGGTGAACGGCGCCGTGCTGGCGACGGTGCGTCACATCCTGGCGGCGCTGCCGGGTGAGCACGAGAGCGTGTCGCTGGCCGTGGCGGACCTGCCGTTCTACGAGGCCGGGCTGGAGCGGTCCGGCGCCTCGGCGGCGGTGCGCGGGGCCCAGGAGCTGGTCGCCGGCGCCGACGCGCTGTTCATCAGCACCCCCTCCTACAACGGCGAGATGCCGGGCGCGCTGAAGAACGCGCTGGACTGGCTGTCCCGCGGCATCGACGGCCCGAGCGCGCTGACCGGCAAGGTGACGGCCGTGGCCAGTGCCTCCCCCGGAGCGCGCGGCGCCCTCGACGCCCAGGCCGGGCTGGTCGGCGTACTCACCCGGTGCGGTGCGCGGGTCGTGGAGCACGAGCCGGTCGCCGTCGCCGGGGCGGGCGGGCAGGCCACCGAGGACGGCCGGTACACCGACCCGGAGCTCGTGGCGCGGCTGGAGAGCCTGACCGGCGCGGTGCTGGCGGCGGTCGACGCGGCCGAGGTGCTCGTCTGA
- the epsC gene encoding serine O-acetyltransferase EpsC, producing MAGDRIGLFRIMKEDLEVVVARDPSMRNRREALLHAALPALWSHRVAHRLHRRGMRMTARIIAWYARRGTAVEIHPGAVLGRRVFIDHGAAVVIGETAVVGDDVTIYHQVTLGAVGWWSDNARPEGERRHPVVGRNVVLGTNATVLGPVTIGEHAVIGAQALVNKDVPPGARVLAATAVIKAVGKEPEPMEDLYAVTASAGSW from the coding sequence ATGGCCGGTGACCGGATAGGCCTCTTCCGGATCATGAAGGAGGACCTGGAGGTGGTGGTGGCGCGGGACCCGTCCATGCGCAACCGCCGCGAGGCGCTGCTGCACGCGGCACTGCCCGCCCTGTGGTCGCACCGGGTCGCGCACCGGCTGCACCGGCGCGGGATGCGGATGACCGCGCGGATCATCGCCTGGTACGCCCGCCGCGGCACCGCCGTGGAGATCCACCCCGGTGCGGTGCTCGGCCGGCGCGTGTTCATCGACCACGGCGCGGCCGTCGTGATCGGCGAGACCGCGGTGGTCGGGGACGACGTGACCATCTACCACCAGGTGACGCTGGGCGCCGTCGGGTGGTGGAGCGACAACGCCCGCCCCGAGGGCGAGCGCCGCCATCCGGTGGTGGGCCGCAACGTCGTGCTCGGCACGAACGCGACCGTGCTGGGTCCCGTCACCATCGGCGAGCACGCCGTCATCGGCGCACAGGCGCTCGTCAACAAGGACGTGCCCCCGGGAGCCCGGGTACTGGCGGCCACCGCCGTGATCAAGGCGGTCGGCAAGGAGCCGGAGCCCATGGAGGACCTGTACGCCGTGACCGCCTCGGCCGGCTCCTGGTAG
- a CDS encoding PLP-dependent cysteine synthase family protein, with product MESSENRRIADSIEDLIGSTPLIRLRFEDTAPGTEVLAKLESANPMSTSKDRAALFMLRAAEARGDITPGNGTVIEATSGNTGISLAALCAARGYRCVIVLPDSATRERVALLKALGAEVVQTPRDTGYSGAIAKAEELHASIPGSWFPCQHENADNVRAHYETTGPEIWADTAGRVDVLVCGVGTGGTLTGIAKYLKEQDPTIRVVAVEPENSPVLSQGTGGQHRIPGLNGGFVAPTTDVALIDSVVTVSDEDAMAAARGLARRQGVFVGVSSGAVAHACARLAAHPDYIGASIVTVLPDTGERYLSLWEEDEAVAGAAASRDGVVKPVAEQHVAGKQAAGKAATGQSAALTVRS from the coding sequence GTGGAAAGCAGTGAGAACCGCCGCATCGCCGACAGCATCGAGGACCTGATCGGGTCGACCCCGCTGATCCGCCTGCGCTTCGAGGACACCGCCCCGGGCACCGAGGTGCTGGCCAAGCTGGAGTCCGCCAACCCGATGTCCACCAGCAAGGACCGGGCCGCCCTGTTCATGCTGCGCGCCGCCGAGGCGCGGGGCGACATCACGCCCGGCAACGGCACCGTCATCGAGGCGACCTCCGGCAACACGGGCATCTCGCTGGCCGCGCTCTGCGCCGCCCGCGGCTACCGATGCGTGATCGTGCTGCCCGACAGCGCCACCCGCGAGCGGGTCGCCCTGCTCAAGGCACTCGGGGCGGAGGTCGTGCAGACCCCGCGCGACACGGGCTACTCCGGCGCGATCGCCAAGGCCGAGGAGCTGCACGCGTCGATCCCCGGGTCCTGGTTCCCCTGCCAGCACGAGAACGCCGACAACGTGCGGGCGCACTACGAGACCACCGGCCCGGAGATCTGGGCCGACACGGCCGGCCGCGTCGACGTGCTGGTCTGCGGCGTGGGCACGGGCGGGACCCTGACGGGCATCGCGAAGTACCTGAAGGAGCAGGACCCGACCATCCGGGTCGTCGCGGTCGAGCCGGAGAACTCGCCCGTGCTCTCCCAGGGCACCGGCGGCCAGCACCGGATCCCCGGCCTCAACGGCGGCTTCGTGGCCCCGACCACCGACGTCGCCCTGATCGACAGCGTGGTGACCGTCTCCGACGAGGACGCGATGGCCGCCGCCCGTGGGCTCGCCCGCCGGCAGGGCGTCTTCGTGGGGGTCTCCTCCGGCGCCGTCGCGCACGCCTGCGCCCGGCTGGCCGCGCATCCGGACTACATCGGCGCCTCGATCGTCACGGTGCTGCCCGACACCGGCGAGCGCTACCTCAGCCTCTGGGAGGAGGACGAGGCGGTGGCCGGCGCCGCCGCCTCCCGGGACGGCGTGGTCAAGCCGGTCGCGGAGCAGCACGTCGCCGGGAAGCAGGCCGCCGGGAAAGCCGCCACCGGACAGTCCGCCGCGCTGACCGTGCGGTCCTGA
- a CDS encoding MFS transporter: MNVRDLHPNIKLRLGVGFVQRLLGIMLMPLMVIHLAALYGAAAAGVLTMVVAAAGIASNFLGGHLADVHGRKPLMVAGEVGAALTFGLLALANSPWWQSGTVTFVLFLLNTCLASAATPAADAMMIDVSTPETRTLVYTINYWSINMAFTAGALIGGFFYGDHFTLLLTAAAVLSAATALVVRWWIAESAPESAKEQAAGVAAMLRGYLAVSRDRVFLRLVGAAILTRAVEVQIGYYIAVRLADEFPEQALAGLERWFPAVDGVAMLGILRAVNTALVVVFALFTGSMFRRLPDRVRLYAGIAVFTAGYMVLAVSNSGWILIAGAVVFTLGEIMNVPVKQAILADLVDPVARTKYLAAYGLVPRLGLLVGSLCVTVGAFLSPVGMSLLYGAAGLGAILVYRSLLPLREARRATAEQDPAAADQNPQAAAPARNGATS, encoded by the coding sequence ATGAACGTCCGCGACCTGCATCCGAACATCAAGCTGAGGCTCGGCGTCGGATTCGTCCAGCGGCTGCTCGGCATCATGCTGATGCCGCTGATGGTCATCCACCTCGCCGCGCTCTACGGGGCCGCCGCGGCCGGCGTGCTGACCATGGTGGTCGCCGCCGCGGGCATCGCCAGCAACTTCCTCGGCGGCCACCTCGCCGACGTCCACGGCCGCAAGCCGCTGATGGTCGCCGGCGAGGTCGGCGCGGCCCTCACCTTCGGGCTGCTCGCCCTGGCCAACTCGCCCTGGTGGCAGTCCGGGACGGTGACCTTCGTCCTCTTCCTGCTCAACACCTGCCTCGCGAGCGCGGCCACCCCGGCCGCCGACGCGATGATGATCGACGTCTCCACCCCCGAGACCCGGACGCTCGTCTACACGATCAACTACTGGTCGATCAACATGGCGTTCACCGCCGGCGCCCTGATCGGCGGCTTCTTCTACGGCGACCACTTCACCCTGCTGCTGACCGCCGCGGCCGTACTGTCCGCGGCGACCGCGCTGGTCGTCCGGTGGTGGATCGCCGAGAGCGCCCCGGAGTCCGCCAAGGAGCAGGCCGCCGGCGTCGCGGCGATGCTCCGCGGCTACCTCGCCGTCTCCCGGGACCGGGTGTTCCTGCGGCTGGTGGGTGCCGCGATCCTCACCCGGGCCGTCGAGGTCCAGATCGGCTACTACATCGCCGTCCGGCTCGCGGACGAGTTCCCCGAGCAGGCGCTGGCCGGCCTGGAGCGCTGGTTCCCGGCGGTGGACGGGGTCGCGATGCTCGGCATCCTGAGGGCGGTCAACACCGCGCTGGTCGTGGTGTTCGCCCTGTTCACGGGCAGCATGTTCCGTCGGCTTCCGGACCGGGTCCGGCTCTACGCGGGCATCGCCGTCTTCACCGCCGGGTACATGGTCCTCGCCGTCAGCAACAGCGGCTGGATCCTGATCGCCGGCGCGGTCGTGTTCACCCTCGGGGAGATCATGAACGTGCCGGTCAAGCAGGCCATCCTGGCCGACCTCGTCGACCCGGTCGCCCGCACCAAGTACCTGGCCGCCTACGGCCTGGTGCCGCGCCTCGGCCTGCTCGTCGGCTCGCTGTGCGTGACCGTGGGGGCGTTCCTCTCCCCGGTCGGCATGAGCCTGCTCTACGGAGCCGCCGGCCTCGGCGCCATCCTCGTCTACCGCTCCCTGCTGCCGCTGCGCGAGGCCCGCCGGGCCACCGCCGAGCAGGACCCCGCCGCCGCGGACCAGAACCCGCAGGCCGCCGCGCCTGCCCGGAACGGAGCCACGTCATGA
- a CDS encoding ATP-grasp domain-containing protein has product MTHPRTAGRLLMVMPYEQLVRKAVEAGFRVWSVWDPKLRTAAYLDQVAAHSEELLLTDFEDEAALRALVARTAEEHRVQYVLHLGSERSMAPVVAEAEALGLSPNSAASVRLLNDKNAMRGLLNAGGVSVVRAREAAALAEVEPLLAEFGLPAVVKPTNSAGSRGVALVRTVADLAEWTERVKSAGIEGPFIIEEFLEGPEFSVETLSVGGAHQIVGITAKQTSGPPGFIETGHVHPAPLDPAGAEAIRSTVTALLDLSGFAFGPAHTEVILTPAGPRVVESQARLGGDRIPLLVEVATGFDLEAAIFRGLAGEDVRAPAAHRYASVGFFRLPAGRLESVEGLDELRALDHVHAVHFPYGPGDVLPLTTDSGTRHGYAVVDAPSPAEAAERIAAAHAALRARTTPTPKEAL; this is encoded by the coding sequence ATGACCCACCCCCGCACCGCCGGCCGGCTCCTGATGGTGATGCCGTACGAGCAGCTCGTCCGCAAGGCCGTCGAGGCCGGCTTCCGGGTCTGGTCGGTCTGGGACCCGAAGCTGCGCACCGCCGCCTACCTCGACCAGGTCGCGGCGCACTCGGAGGAACTGCTCCTCACCGACTTCGAGGACGAGGCCGCGCTGCGGGCCCTGGTGGCCCGCACCGCCGAGGAACACCGGGTCCAGTACGTACTGCACCTGGGCAGCGAGCGGAGCATGGCCCCGGTGGTCGCCGAGGCGGAGGCGCTGGGCCTGTCCCCGAACAGCGCCGCCTCGGTGCGGCTGCTCAACGACAAGAACGCCATGCGCGGGCTCCTCAACGCGGGCGGCGTCTCCGTGGTCCGCGCCCGCGAGGCCGCCGCTCTCGCGGAAGTCGAGCCGCTGCTCGCGGAGTTCGGACTGCCGGCCGTGGTCAAGCCCACCAACTCCGCGGGCAGCCGCGGGGTCGCGCTGGTGCGCACCGTCGCCGACCTGGCCGAATGGACCGAGCGGGTCAAGTCCGCCGGCATCGAAGGCCCCTTCATCATCGAGGAGTTCCTGGAGGGCCCCGAGTTCAGCGTGGAGACCCTGAGCGTCGGCGGCGCCCACCAGATCGTCGGGATCACCGCCAAGCAGACCAGCGGGCCTCCCGGATTCATCGAGACCGGGCACGTCCATCCGGCCCCGCTCGACCCGGCCGGGGCGGAGGCGATCCGCTCCACCGTCACCGCCCTGCTCGACCTCTCCGGCTTCGCCTTCGGCCCCGCCCACACCGAGGTGATCCTCACTCCGGCCGGGCCGCGCGTCGTGGAGTCCCAGGCCCGGCTCGGAGGCGACCGGATCCCGCTCCTCGTGGAGGTGGCCACCGGCTTCGACCTGGAGGCCGCGATCTTCCGCGGGCTGGCCGGGGAGGACGTGCGGGCGCCCGCCGCCCACCGGTACGCCTCCGTCGGTTTCTTCCGGCTGCCCGCGGGACGGCTGGAGTCCGTCGAGGGCCTGGACGAGCTCAGGGCCCTCGACCACGTGCACGCCGTGCACTTCCCGTACGGACCCGGTGACGTCCTCCCGCTCACCACCGATTCCGGCACCCGGCACGGCTACGCCGTCGTCGACGCCCCGAGCCCCGCGGAGGCCGCCGAGCGGATCGCCGCGGCCCACGCGGCACTGCGCGCCCGGACCACCCCCACCCCGAAGGAAGCCCTGTGA
- a CDS encoding ATP-grasp domain-containing protein, with the protein MTAPTAQTAPTPAPDAAPGDRTVLLVGGTDQHLERAKDLGVRVVLLQHPDKVNAFQTGLADVLLMIDYTDWTTVRPLAEAAREVWDFDTVVSLTEGGLDMAARLNDHFGFPGTRPEVSRRMRNKYLMRQHLTDHGRLAIHWDRVTDRESLEAFAGRAGFPFIVKPTDATASFGLIRVNGAGELDAVWERIEELRGRRTDRGSTLYTVNEFLMESYLDGPEFSVEALSFAGRHVVVAVTEKLVDDTHFAELGHALPARLAPGDHARITAAVADFLDTMGVTDGPSHTELRLGSRGPVVIESHNRVGGGHINELVEAAYGIDLMGYGMAWPLGLVEPLAGPPAARAGACTRFVLRDPGTVTAVSGVEEVAARADVLAVEVSVRPGDPVRPLRDNWDRLGFAAVTAADTDAAIALCERLTAQIRIDVHPAAGAAQDPAAALAGAAA; encoded by the coding sequence ATGACCGCGCCGACCGCGCAGACCGCGCCCACCCCCGCTCCGGACGCCGCCCCCGGCGACCGGACCGTGCTGCTCGTCGGCGGTACCGACCAGCACCTCGAACGGGCCAAGGACCTGGGCGTACGCGTGGTCCTGCTCCAGCACCCCGACAAGGTCAACGCGTTCCAGACCGGGCTGGCCGACGTCCTCCTGATGATCGACTACACCGACTGGACGACCGTACGGCCGCTCGCCGAGGCCGCCCGCGAGGTCTGGGACTTCGACACCGTCGTCTCGCTCACCGAGGGCGGCCTGGACATGGCGGCCCGGCTGAACGACCACTTCGGCTTCCCCGGCACCCGCCCCGAGGTCAGCCGCCGCATGCGCAACAAGTACCTGATGCGGCAGCACCTGACCGACCACGGGCGGCTGGCGATCCACTGGGACCGGGTCACCGACCGGGAGTCCCTGGAGGCCTTCGCCGGGCGGGCCGGGTTCCCGTTCATCGTCAAGCCCACCGACGCCACCGCGAGCTTCGGCCTGATCAGGGTGAACGGTGCCGGGGAGCTCGACGCGGTGTGGGAGCGGATCGAGGAGCTGCGCGGCCGGCGCACCGACCGCGGCTCGACCCTGTACACGGTGAACGAGTTCCTGATGGAGTCCTACCTCGACGGCCCCGAGTTCAGCGTGGAGGCCCTCAGCTTCGCCGGCCGCCACGTGGTGGTCGCCGTGACGGAGAAGCTCGTCGACGACACGCACTTCGCGGAGCTGGGCCACGCCCTGCCCGCCCGGCTCGCACCGGGGGACCACGCCCGGATCACGGCCGCGGTCGCGGACTTCCTCGACACGATGGGCGTGACCGACGGGCCGAGCCACACCGAGCTGCGCCTCGGATCACGCGGCCCGGTCGTCATCGAGTCCCACAACCGGGTGGGCGGCGGCCACATCAACGAACTCGTCGAGGCCGCCTACGGGATCGACCTCATGGGCTACGGGATGGCCTGGCCCCTGGGCCTCGTCGAGCCGCTGGCCGGCCCCCCGGCGGCCCGCGCCGGGGCCTGCACCCGCTTCGTGCTCCGCGACCCGGGAACGGTCACCGCCGTGTCGGGCGTGGAGGAGGTCGCCGCCCGCGCGGACGTGCTGGCCGTGGAGGTCTCCGTACGCCCCGGCGACCCGGTGCGCCCGCTGCGCGACAACTGGGACCGGCTCGGCTTCGCCGCCGTGACGGCGGCCGACACCGACGCGGCGATCGCCCTCTGCGAGCGGCTCA